A genomic region of Rhodococcus sp. B50 contains the following coding sequences:
- a CDS encoding phosphatidylserine/phosphatidylglycerophosphate/cardiolipin synthase family protein: protein MGTTLHAPQPWPHITAALRSHGPRRVAIAYLDHTGPELLPLRAGDQLIVNAARSAVRAHATSPTALARFLDAGVQVLSTPNLHTGLIVTPVKVIVGPASASHASTVADETALVTDDPAAIAAAHAFLDSLTDTIEVDEVFLDSATAIWQLGRVVPLAGIGSRTRTGHDFLPTPVRRMFLLHTRDYTPTAEDETRWSAPAPGRGGPDPRYHLEWIRRNTPGADRRSRLEPGDVLLRISDDDSRLYPPAVVETGPHRLPHTRRAVVYRVRTRTDLDPIVVADAARSLVEQGHPNPRLHHDHRVISPRLRAALLRLWKL, encoded by the coding sequence GTGGGCACGACCCTGCACGCACCCCAGCCCTGGCCACACATCACTGCGGCCCTGCGCAGCCACGGACCCCGCCGAGTGGCCATCGCCTATCTCGACCACACCGGACCCGAACTGCTGCCCCTGCGCGCCGGGGACCAGTTGATCGTCAACGCCGCCCGATCCGCCGTGCGCGCGCACGCCACCTCCCCCACCGCCCTCGCCCGATTCCTCGATGCCGGGGTGCAGGTGCTGTCCACGCCGAACCTGCACACCGGCCTGATCGTCACCCCTGTGAAGGTGATCGTCGGCCCGGCCAGTGCGTCCCACGCCTCCACCGTTGCGGACGAAACCGCGCTGGTCACCGACGATCCCGCCGCCATTGCCGCCGCCCACGCGTTCCTCGACAGCCTGACCGACACGATCGAGGTCGACGAGGTGTTCCTCGACAGCGCCACCGCGATCTGGCAGCTCGGCCGGGTGGTGCCGCTTGCCGGGATCGGCAGCCGCACCCGCACAGGCCACGACTTTCTTCCCACCCCGGTACGCCGGATGTTCCTGCTCCACACCCGCGACTACACTCCGACCGCGGAGGACGAGACCCGCTGGTCGGCACCGGCGCCGGGCAGGGGTGGGCCCGATCCCCGCTACCACCTCGAATGGATTCGCCGGAACACTCCCGGCGCCGATCGCCGTAGCCGTCTCGAACCTGGCGACGTTCTGCTTCGGATCAGCGACGACGACAGCCGGCTGTACCCGCCCGCGGTGGTCGAGACCGGCCCGCACCGCCTCCCCCACACCCGCCGCGCCGTGGTCTACCGGGTGCGCACCCGCACCGACCTCGACCCGATCGTCGTGGCGGACGCCGCACGCAGCCTTGTCGAGCAGGGTCACCCGAATCCCCGGCTGCACCACGACCACCGGGTCATCTCCCCACGTCTGCGGGCCGCGCTGCTGCGGTTGTGGAAGCTGTGA
- the istB gene encoding IS21-like element helper ATPase IstB, which produces MTIHDPSLRAALKTLKLTGMLDTLDARLAQTRDGQLGHLEFLQVLCEDEIARRETAALARRVRRAKFEQQATFEDFDFTANPKLPAAMLRDLAALRWLDAGESVILYGPVGVGKTHVAQALGHHVARRGGDVRFVKCSRMLADLAGGHADRTIGQRMREYTRPLVLIIDDFAMREHTTTQSDDLYDLVSDRAIAGKPLVLTSNRAPKDWYPLFPNPVVAESLLDRLINTSHQILMDGPSYRPRKRPGNRTAAAN; this is translated from the coding sequence ATGACGATTCACGATCCCAGCCTGCGTGCTGCACTGAAGACATTGAAGCTGACCGGCATGCTCGACACTCTCGATGCGCGCCTGGCGCAGACCCGCGATGGGCAGCTCGGGCACCTCGAGTTCCTGCAGGTGCTCTGTGAGGACGAGATCGCCCGCCGGGAAACCGCCGCCTTGGCCCGGCGGGTGCGCCGGGCCAAGTTCGAGCAGCAGGCCACCTTCGAGGACTTCGATTTCACCGCCAACCCGAAACTCCCGGCCGCGATGCTGCGGGACCTCGCCGCCCTGCGGTGGCTCGACGCCGGCGAGTCGGTGATCCTCTACGGGCCTGTCGGTGTCGGCAAAACACATGTGGCACAGGCACTTGGGCATCACGTGGCCCGCCGCGGTGGGGACGTTCGGTTCGTCAAGTGTTCCCGGATGCTCGCCGATCTGGCCGGTGGACACGCCGACCGCACCATCGGTCAACGGATGCGCGAGTACACCCGGCCGCTGGTGTTGATCATCGATGACTTCGCGATGCGCGAGCACACCACCACCCAGTCCGATGATCTCTACGATCTGGTGTCCGATCGGGCGATCGCCGGCAAGCCGTTGGTTCTGACGAGCAACAGGGCCCCGAAGGACTGGTATCCGCTGTTCCCGAATCCGGTCGTGGCCGAGTCCCTGCTCGATCGGTTGATCAACACCAGCCACCAGATCCTGATGGACGGCCCGTCCTACCGGCCACGCAAACGCCCCGGAAACCGCACCGCGGCCGCGAACTGA